The DNA segment GTCCCTTTGGAATAGGTTTCGGTGTTTACACCTCTGCCGGGTTCTCGACGGAGTATCGCTTGGTTCACCCTGCTTATGGAAAACAAAAGTATGCTTCCGATGCCTCGATGACGAAAATGCTCCTGGGTGTGGGCTGGCAGATGACGAACCAATGGTCCCTTGGCCTTGGGGCAGGACCTGCTTACAGCAGGGTGGCATTTGAAGAGCCGTACACGTTTCAGACCGGCATTTTCCGGGAACAATCTGTTCTGGTCGATATGAAAGGGGACGATTGGGCCCTGGCCTGGAATCTGGGAGTGCAGTGGCACATAGTGGACAGTACAACTTTAGGGTTAGCCTATGTCAATCAGGACCGGTTTCATCTCCGGGGTGATGCGGATATACAGGGCTTGCCCCTCAGCGATCCCACCGCTCATTACCAGGCCGCGTATGATTTCAAGTGGCCCCAGACCCTTGGCCTGGGAATAACGCATCGGTTCAACACTATCCATAAAATTTCGACAGATGTCATGTGGATAGACTGGTCTTCGGCCTTCGATGAACTGACCATAAAACTTACTGATGGTGATAACGCCGAACTGAATGCCGTAGCCGGAAATTCAGTCCAGGATGTGTTCCCGCTCCATTGGAAGGACAGCTATGCTTTCCGGCTGGGTTATGAATATCTGTGGACTCCGGTCGATACCTTGCGGCTTGGCTACGCCTACAACCTGAACCCCGTTCCGGATTCCACACTTACTCCAATGATTCCCGGCATCATGACACACCTGGTGTCCTTCGGATATGGGCATACCTGGGATAAATGGGCCTTTAACGCA comes from the bacterium genome and includes:
- a CDS encoding outer membrane protein transport protein, with the protein product MKKLLTTLTAAFYLGTVTFSLCCIGVRQSCANGIYVDGTGPVSNGRGGTNIAHSDNGTVIHDNPSALAALKGKRLEACFDFLVLPMSYRDPQNDEDGKNRLLLLPSFSYSQKMPQRPFGIGFGVYTSAGFSTEYRLVHPAYGKQKYASDASMTKMLLGVGWQMTNQWSLGLGAGPAYSRVAFEEPYTFQTGIFREQSVLVDMKGDDWALAWNLGVQWHIVDSTTLGLAYVNQDRFHLRGDADIQGLPLSDPTAHYQAAYDFKWPQTLGLGITHRFNTIHKISTDVMWIDWSSAFDELTIKLTDGDNAELNAVAGNSVQDVFPLHWKDSYAFRLGYEYLWTPVDTLRLGYAYNLNPVPDSTLTPMIPGIMTHLVSFGYGHTWDKWAFNAAYIYSFGPRQSVGNSKIIGDDYDQSSTRISAHFLSVGAQYQF